In Acropora palmata chromosome 7, jaAcrPala1.3, whole genome shotgun sequence, one genomic interval encodes:
- the LOC141886886 gene encoding uncharacterized protein LOC141886886 produces MVLQKKPFVYKRFGYHFPAVQITVPTKSQGTQCTLLKEMFLTSTPCASDDEPSDSEKEMDADDDSLYVPEPEDEMAEDGDFADFDDCLYEQPPGNTPAYKQKLFLVAESSLLSLFEFCPVCRTECDRRVNSRIGTKITVMQKCLSCSFTRSWDSQPTIGDTPLGNIMMSSGILFGGGSPAKVLKIMGHMNVVTIGYSTFMKHQKKYLHAAVEKTYREQQSSLLDSIKDEGKELILGGDGRCDSPGHSAKYGSYSLMDLEQNKILDSQLVQSNEVKNSNAMEKEGLQRSLQFLTDEGLSLDTLITDRHVQIRKHMRERWPAIKHRLDGWHIGKGIGKKIDSLAKKKDCAVVAKWKKSVVKHMFWCAASTGDDDGDLKAAKWLSITNHIMKKHSGHQSPLFSQCLHGRLHGRERKKKWLSPGSQPYEKLTEVLTKGSLLKDIKQMSGAHATSSLEAFHSVQNHFATKRLAFSYHGMTSRLQISILHFNENSNRDYAKLPDGTQRVNIAFPKHKKGEHTIKKILVQCTYRYVADLKANVVRILEGIDTGVLERAAAPQSLSSDFERPDKQDAINAFKSRFKNTSTT; encoded by the exons ATGGtcctccaaaaaaaaccctttgtTTACAAACGTTTTGGTTATCATTTTCCAGCTGTTCAAATTACCGTGCCCACTAAGAGTCAAGGCACGCAATGCACTCTTCTAAAAGAGATGTTTCTTACATCAACACCTTGCGCAAGTGACGATGAACCATCAGATTCGGAAAAGGAGATGGACGCAGACGACGACTCTTTATATGTTCCCGAGCCTGAGGATGAGATGGCTGAAGATGGAGATTTTGCCGATTTCGACGATTGTTTGTACGA ACAACCGCCTGGCAATACACCTGCTTACAAACAGAAGTTGTTTCTTGTGGCAGAATCGTCACTGTTGAGTTTATTTGAGTTTTGCCCTGTGTGTCGGACTGAGTGTGACAGGCGAGTGAACTCCAGGATTGGTACCAAAATAACAGTCATGCAAAAATGTCTCTCGTGCTCATTCACCAGAAGTTGGGATTCTCAGCCAACCATTGGGGATACCCCTCTTGGCAATATTATGATGTCATCAGGAATTCTATTTGGTGGCGGGAGTCCAGCTAAGGTGCTTAAAATAATGGGCCACATGAATGTAGTCACCATTGGGTACTCCACATTCATGAAGCatcaaaaaaagtatttacaTGCAGCAGTGGAGAAGACGTACAGAGAACAACAGTCCTCATTACTGGATAGCATCAAAGATGAGGGGAAGGAGCTGATCTTGGGAGGGGATGGTCGCTGTGATAGCCCAGGACATTCCGCTAAGTACGGCAGTTATTCTCTCATGGATttagagcaaaacaaaattctaGATTCTCAGCTGGTCCAG AGTAATGAAGTAAAGAACTCCAATGCAATGGAAAAAGAAGGCCTGCAAAGATCACTTCAATTCTTAACTGATGAAGGACTCTCTCTTGACACCTTGATAACAGACAGACATGTCCAGATTAGAAAGCACATGAGGGAGAGATGGCCTGCCATTAAGCACAGATTGGATGGTTGGCATATTGGCAAAG gtatTGGTAAAAAGATTGACAGCcttgcaaaaaagaaagactgtGCTGTGGtagcaaaatggaaaaagagcGTGGTCAAACACATGTTCTGGTGTGCTGCATCAACTGGTGATGATGATGGAGATTTAAAGGCAGCAAAGTGGCTCTCAATTACTAATCACATCATGAAAAAGCATTCGGGACATCAAAGTCCCTTGTTTTCACAGTGCCTTCATGGTAGACTGCATggcagagaaagaaaaaagaaatggctcAGCCCGG GTTCACAACCTTATGAGAAACTGACAGAGGTACTGACCAAGGGCTCGCTGTTAAAGGATATCAAGCAGATGTCTGGAGCACATGCCACTTCATCACTTGAGGCCTTCCATTCAGTACAAAACCACTTTGCTACAAAACGCTTAGCTTTCTCCTACCATGGAATGACCAGCAG ATTGCAGATTTCCATCCTACATTTCAACGAGAACAGCAATCGGGACTATGCAAAACTACCAGATGGTACTCAGCGGGTAAACATTGCTTTCCCAAAGCACAAGAAAGGAGAGCATACAATAAAGAAGATTTTAGTTCAATGCACATATA GATATGTTGCTGATCTGAAagcgaatgttgtgcggattCTAGAAGGAATTGATACTGGTGTCTTAGAAAGAGCTGCTGCTCCCCAATCACTGTCATCGGATTTTGAGCGGCCAGATAAGCAGGATGCTATAAATGCCTTCAAATCAAGGTTTAAGAACACTTCAACTACCTAA
- the LOC141885806 gene encoding uncharacterized protein LOC141885806, producing MSNTSKARTSRKPTEHKELLVFFPDDYSAVKMSRNKVLGTAQQLSELKANTWADVDVAESQAWKGLITKTGKSRNELARCELAFLKFLDRHADNKENIPLSNFFEQWENVDNSDDENSCVELEGETKKEIKAKKVKNGVKHLKLTEEPNDVQLEARSTESRDCEFSKGKKGAKTGKKRQKHSDNSVDFQNKQEKKLKRDEACAQATMNRKQSEDIFQQLKNYVQQGSFDESEDEVDHNLFINDSELNVDNADDCLLLNQPNQNHRQSFLEKLQEMFATSTKAIHSRFDDIEKAIALLNDRQQGTEKKLEELASKISGKAKLSRPPPVNVLVSHSSPHPNSGATGASVICATPQTSNVSDDCTPVRKPLRDSNNDPDLDSTTTEKIGYVGNRKFSVKASPESIRRAEELARGVPKALAFNLLNLLVDLKTQSESNISGQNGKKALDGNILAAIQSHLAMHFDWNREELEKNWKREPLNLRQRIADKCRNLNKKKKKI from the exons ATGTCAAATACTTCAAAAGCAAGAACTTCGAGAAAACCCACAG AACACAAGGAGCTGTTGGTGTTCTTCCCGGATGACTACTCGGCTGTGAAAATGTCACGGAATAAAGTGTTGGGAACTGCCCAACAACTTAGCGAGCTAAAGGCAAATACATGGGCCGATGTGGACGTTGCTGAGTCACAGGCGTGGAAAGGACTTATCACAAAAACTG gCAAATCACGCAACGAACTTGCAAGGTGCGAACTCGCATTTTTGAAGTTCCTTGACCGACATGCGGACAACAAAGAGAACATTCCCTTGTCCAATTTTTTCGAGCAGTGGGAAAATGTTGATAACAGCGATGACGAAAATTCTTGTGTTGAG CTTGAAGGTGAAAccaagaaagaaattaaagcaaaaaaggtgaaaaatggAGTGAAGCATCTAAAACTTACAGAAGAGCCAAATGATGTACAG TTAGAAGCAAGAAGTACAGAATCAAGAGATTGTGAGTTTTCTAAAGGAAAGAAGGGAGctaaaactggaaaaaagagGCAAAAGCATTCAGACAATTCAGTTGACTTTCAG aacaaacaagaaaagaaattgaagagagATGAAGCTTGTGCTCAAGCAACAATGAACCGAAAGCAAAGTGAAGATATTTTTCAGCAACTTAAAAACTATGTGCAg CAAGGCAGCTTTGATGAATCTGAAGATGAGGTGGATCACAATCTGTTCATAAATGATTCAGAGCTAAATGTTGACAATGCTGATGACTGCTTGCTACTAAACCAGCCAAACCAAAATCATAGACAGAGCTTCCTTGAAAAGTTGCAG GAAATGTTTGCCACATCTACCAAGGCAATCCACAGCAGATTTGATGATATTGAGAAAGCTATTGCTTTATTAAATGATAGGCaacaaggaactgaaaaaaaactaGAGGAACTGGCCTCAAAAATTTCAGGAAAGGCTAAG CTCTCAAGGCCACCTCCAGTGAATGTGCTGGTTAGCCACTCATCACCTCATCCCAACAGTGGTGCAACAGGAGCTTCAGTGATTTGCGCTACCCCTCAGACTAGCAATGTCAGTGATGATTGTACTCCAGTGAGGAAACCACTACGGGATTCAAACAATGATCCAGACTTGGATTCTACGACTACTGAAAAAATAG gTTATGTTGGAAATAGGAAGTTTTCTGTAAAAGCTTCTCCAGAATCAATCAGGAGGGCTGAGGAGCTGGCAAGAGGAGTGCCTAAAGCATTGGCCTTTAATCTCCTCAACCTGTTAGTTGATTTGAAGACCCAGTCTGAGTCCAACATATCTGGGCAGAATGGAAAAAAAGCTTTGGATGGTAATATCCTAGCAGCAATTCAGT CACACCTTGCCATGCATTTTGACTGGAATAGAGAAGAGctagaaaaaaattggaaacgGGAGCCTCTTAATCTACGCCAAAGAATTGCAGACAAATGCAGaaatttaaacaagaaaaaaaaaaagatttaa
- the LOC141885808 gene encoding uncharacterized protein LOC141885808 isoform X2, with amino-acid sequence MINELPPELRQSKKYLLLAGLWCSHKKPNMLTFGRPVIDAICDLHNNGMTVTTTAGETTVHATLLLSTEDLQAKALVTNMKQFNGENGCSTCLDTGKMRGRNSLHRTWPYNRHLKYRTHKSVIKCASEATKLGTPVKGVKGASIFMLFKNFNLVDGFVPDWMHGVCLGVVKNLIALWLPMQNFSWDPRWDPTWDPNVGFWNGIPPGIPGGISDRKGKSHNLKFPNQSY; translated from the exons ATGATTAATGAGCTTCCACCTGAGTTAAG GCAGTCTAAAAAGTATCTTCTTCTTGCTGGACTATGGTGCTCTCACAAAAAGCCTAACATGCTCACTTTTGGACGTCCAGTGATAGATGCAATTTGTGATCTTCACAATAATG GAATGACTGTGACCACAACAGCAGGTGAAACAACTGTTCATGCTACTTTGCTTCTCTCCACTGAGGACCTACAGGCCAAAGCTCTGGTCACAAATATGAAGCAATTCAATGGAGAAAATGGTTGTTCCACTTGTCTTGACACTGGGAAGATGAGAGGGAGAAACAGCCTTCATAGGACATGGCCATACAATCGCCACTTGAAGTACAGGACACACAAATCAGTCATCAAATGTGCTTCAGAGGCTACAAAACTTGGAACGCCT GTGAAAGGAGTTAAAGGTGCTTCAATCTTCATGCTGTTCAAGAACTTCAATCTGGTAGATGGCTTTGTACCAGACTGGATGCATGGAGTTTGCTTAGGTGTTGTCAAAAACTTGATAGCTCTGTGGCTtcccatgcaaaattttagTTGGGATCCCAGGTGGGATCCCACCTGGGATCCCAATGTGGGATTTTGGAACGGGATCCCGCCCGGTATCCCAGGCGGGATCTCAGACAGAAAAGGGAAATCccacaatttgaaatttccaaatcaaaGTTATTAA